Proteins encoded within one genomic window of Cellulomonas flavigena DSM 20109:
- a CDS encoding MaoC/PaaZ C-terminal domain-containing protein → MTTPAPAHQVALPRVPGLGGLYGRGAVASARLAVRGGVRPTSRALPDVTYVVDDVHADADHLTAYQRLLHEPATDALPAGYVHVLGFPVAMALMVRPDFPLPLLGMVHLANRVEQRRPLALGDRLRVRAWARDLRPHRSGTQVDLVTEVAEGGDVAWLGVSTYLAKGVRVPDAPRDESPRPEFTPPVRTGRWELPADVGRRYAAVSGDRNPIHLSPVTARVLGFPRAIAHGMYTASRALADVGAARGDAFTWSVEFAAPVLLPATPDVRVAREGDGHAFTVWHPRSGRLHLTGEVTPLNA, encoded by the coding sequence GTGACGACGCCGGCGCCGGCGCACCAGGTCGCGCTGCCGCGCGTGCCCGGGCTCGGTGGGCTGTACGGGCGCGGGGCCGTGGCGTCGGCGCGGCTGGCCGTGCGCGGCGGGGTGCGCCCGACGTCACGCGCGCTGCCGGACGTCACGTACGTGGTCGACGACGTGCACGCGGACGCCGACCACCTCACGGCCTACCAGCGCCTGCTGCACGAGCCCGCGACGGACGCGCTGCCCGCCGGGTACGTGCACGTGCTGGGCTTCCCGGTCGCGATGGCGCTCATGGTCCGTCCGGACTTCCCGCTGCCGCTGCTCGGCATGGTGCACCTCGCCAACCGGGTCGAGCAGCGCCGCCCCCTGGCGCTCGGTGACCGGTTGCGGGTGCGCGCGTGGGCGCGGGACCTGCGCCCGCACCGCTCGGGCACGCAGGTCGACCTCGTCACCGAGGTCGCCGAGGGCGGTGACGTCGCGTGGCTCGGCGTCTCGACCTACCTCGCCAAGGGCGTCCGCGTGCCGGACGCGCCGCGCGACGAGTCCCCGCGGCCCGAGTTCACGCCGCCCGTGCGCACCGGGCGCTGGGAGCTGCCGGCCGACGTCGGCCGGCGCTACGCCGCCGTCTCCGGGGACCGCAACCCGATCCACCTGTCCCCCGTGACCGCCCGCGTACTGGGCTTCCCGCGGGCCATCGCGCACGGCATGTACACGGCGTCGCGCGCGCTGGCCGACGTCGGCGCCGCCCGCGGCGACGCGTTCACGTGGTCCGTCGAGTTCGCGGCACCGGTGCTGCTGCCGGCGACCCCGGACGTGCGCGTGGCGCGCGAGGGCGACGGCCACGCGTTCACGGTCTGGCACCCCCGCTCGGGCCGCCTCCACCTCACGGGCGAGGTCACCCCGCTGAACGCCTGA
- a CDS encoding acyl-CoA dehydrogenase has product MTTTTDRPTVPPTDAAAAPRVDVAALEEMLLGTYAQLRREARAITADPDFQKIEGLPMAEHRERVLQQLRRLVSEHEVLRSFPAHLGGADDHGGSLAKFEELVAGDPSLQIKAGVQWGLFASAILHLGTQHHHDTLLADAMHLRVPGAFAMTEAGHGSDVASIGTTAEYDPASEEFVLHTPFRAAWKDYLGNAAVHGTAAVVFAQLITAAPGGPRVNHGVHAFYVPLRDPATMEFLPGIGGEDDGVKGGLNGIDNGRLHFTHVRVPRTNLLNRYGDVAPDGTYSSPIKSPGRRFFTMLGTLVQGRVSLDGAAANASKIALAIAVTYANQRRQFAGGTGDEVVLLDYGQHQRRLLPLLADAYATSFAHEELLAAFDEVFSGRGDTPEQREDLETLAAALKPTSTWNALRTIQECREACGGAGFMAENRLTGLHADLDVYATFEGDNTVLYQLVAKRLLGDYAKSLKALQSDRGDLARFVVDRVTDVAMHRTPLVRAVQTLGDRGDARRSVGQLRDTDTQRELLTDRVETMVAQVAQALAPARKMAPEKAAELFNAHQHELIEAARAHAERVQWEAFTRAVERVEDPGTRQVLTWVRDLFGLTLVERNLAWYLVNGRLSAGRARAVTSYIERLLVRLRPHAQDLVDAFGYGPEHLRAPIASGQERQRQDEARAYYRGQRASGDAPIPEKHVSA; this is encoded by the coding sequence ATGACGACCACGACCGACCGCCCGACCGTCCCGCCGACGGACGCCGCCGCAGCGCCCCGCGTCGACGTCGCCGCGCTCGAGGAGATGCTGCTGGGCACCTATGCGCAGCTGCGGCGGGAGGCGCGCGCCATCACGGCCGACCCCGACTTCCAGAAGATCGAGGGCCTCCCGATGGCTGAGCACCGCGAACGGGTGCTGCAGCAGCTGCGCCGCCTGGTGTCCGAGCACGAGGTGCTGCGGTCCTTCCCGGCGCACCTGGGTGGTGCCGACGACCACGGCGGCTCGCTCGCCAAGTTCGAGGAGCTCGTGGCCGGCGACCCGTCGCTGCAGATCAAGGCCGGCGTGCAGTGGGGGCTGTTCGCCTCGGCGATCCTGCACCTGGGCACGCAGCACCACCACGACACGCTCCTCGCCGACGCGATGCACCTGCGGGTGCCGGGCGCGTTCGCGATGACGGAGGCGGGGCACGGCTCGGACGTCGCGTCGATCGGCACCACGGCCGAGTACGACCCCGCGAGCGAGGAGTTCGTCCTCCACACGCCGTTCCGCGCGGCGTGGAAGGACTACCTGGGCAACGCGGCCGTGCACGGCACCGCGGCGGTGGTGTTCGCGCAGCTGATCACCGCGGCGCCCGGCGGGCCGCGCGTCAACCACGGCGTGCACGCGTTCTACGTGCCGCTGCGCGACCCGGCCACGATGGAGTTCCTGCCCGGCATCGGCGGCGAGGACGACGGGGTCAAGGGCGGCCTCAACGGCATCGACAACGGTCGGCTGCACTTCACGCACGTCCGCGTGCCGCGCACCAACCTGCTCAACCGGTACGGCGACGTCGCGCCCGACGGCACCTACTCCTCGCCCATCAAGAGCCCCGGGCGCCGGTTCTTCACGATGCTCGGCACGCTCGTGCAGGGCCGTGTGTCGCTCGACGGCGCGGCGGCGAACGCGAGCAAGATCGCGCTGGCCATCGCGGTGACCTACGCCAACCAGCGCCGGCAGTTCGCGGGCGGCACGGGCGACGAGGTCGTCCTGCTCGACTACGGCCAGCACCAGCGTCGCCTGCTGCCGCTGCTCGCCGACGCGTACGCCACGTCGTTCGCGCACGAGGAGCTGCTCGCGGCGTTCGACGAGGTGTTCTCCGGCCGCGGCGACACCCCGGAGCAGCGCGAGGACCTCGAGACGCTCGCGGCCGCGCTCAAGCCCACGTCGACCTGGAACGCGCTGCGCACGATCCAGGAGTGCCGCGAGGCGTGCGGCGGCGCAGGGTTCATGGCCGAGAACCGGCTGACGGGCCTGCACGCCGACCTCGACGTGTACGCGACGTTCGAGGGTGACAACACCGTGCTCTACCAGCTCGTCGCCAAGCGCCTGCTCGGCGACTACGCCAAGTCGCTCAAGGCCCTGCAGTCGGACCGTGGCGACCTCGCGCGGTTCGTCGTCGACCGCGTCACCGACGTCGCGATGCACCGCACGCCGCTGGTGCGGGCCGTGCAGACCCTGGGGGACCGGGGTGACGCGCGCCGGTCCGTCGGACAGCTGCGCGACACCGACACCCAGCGCGAGCTGCTGACGGACCGCGTCGAGACGATGGTCGCGCAGGTGGCGCAGGCCCTCGCGCCGGCCCGCAAGATGGCCCCTGAGAAGGCCGCCGAGCTGTTCAACGCGCACCAGCACGAGCTGATCGAGGCGGCGCGTGCGCACGCCGAGCGCGTGCAGTGGGAGGCGTTCACGCGGGCCGTCGAGCGTGTCGAGGACCCGGGCACGCGGCAGGTGCTCACGTGGGTGCGGGACCTGTTCGGGCTCACGCTCGTCGAGCGGAACCTCGCCTGGTACCTCGTCAACGGGCGCCTGTCCGCGGGCCGTGCGCGGGCCGTGACGTCGTACATCGAGCGCCTGCTGGTCCGGCTGCGGCCGCACGCGCAGGACCTCGTCGACGCGTTCGGGTACGGGCCGGAGCACCTGCGTGCGCCGATCGCGTCCGGTCAGGAGCGGCAGCGGCAGGACGAGGCGCGGGCGTACTACCGCGGGCAGCGGGCATCGGGCGACGCGCCGATCCCGGAGAAGCACGTCTCGGCCTGA
- a CDS encoding acetyl-CoA C-acetyltransferase, with translation MATRTPSTSPSTPAAPDAPRRAYVLGGNRIPFARAGGKYAQASNQDMLTAALDGLVARYGLQGETIGEVAAGAVLKHSRDFNLTREAVLGSALAATTPAYDVQQACATGLETVVSLSNKIRLGQLESAIAGGVDTTSDAPIAVSDRLRRILLDLSHARTPQQRLKAIARLRPKDLAPATPRTSEPRTHLSMGEHQALTTAQWGITREAQDEVALRSHQRLAAAYDAGFFDDLVTPYRGLTRDANLRADTSLEKLAKLKPTFGLGLDTEATMTAGNSTPLTDGASTVLLGSAEWAAAHDLTPLAAVVDAEAAAVDFVHGVDGLLMAPAFAVPRLLARHGLTLDDLDYVEIHEAFASTVLTTLAAWESEEFGRERLGLDGAFGTVDPARLNVHGSSLAAGHPFAATGGRIIATIAKELHARRSAQVAAGSDAPVRALVSICAAGGLGLTALLEAA, from the coding sequence ATGGCCACCCGCACGCCGAGCACCTCCCCGTCCACGCCCGCCGCGCCGGACGCCCCGCGCCGCGCCTACGTCCTCGGGGGCAACCGCATCCCCTTCGCCCGCGCGGGCGGCAAGTACGCCCAGGCGAGCAACCAGGACATGCTCACCGCCGCCCTCGACGGGCTCGTCGCCCGCTACGGCCTGCAGGGCGAGACGATCGGCGAGGTCGCCGCCGGTGCCGTGCTCAAGCACAGCCGCGACTTCAACCTCACGCGCGAGGCCGTCCTCGGCTCCGCGCTCGCCGCGACCACCCCGGCGTACGACGTGCAGCAGGCCTGCGCGACCGGCCTGGAGACGGTGGTGTCGCTGAGCAACAAGATCCGCCTCGGGCAGCTCGAGTCCGCGATCGCCGGCGGCGTCGACACGACGTCCGACGCCCCGATCGCCGTCAGCGACCGGCTGCGCCGGATCCTGCTCGACCTCTCGCACGCCAGGACCCCGCAGCAGCGCCTGAAGGCGATCGCCCGGCTGCGCCCGAAGGACCTCGCACCGGCCACGCCGCGCACGTCCGAGCCGCGCACGCACCTGTCGATGGGCGAGCACCAGGCCCTGACCACCGCGCAGTGGGGCATCACGCGCGAGGCGCAGGACGAGGTCGCGCTGCGCAGCCACCAGCGTCTGGCCGCCGCGTACGACGCCGGGTTCTTCGACGACCTCGTCACGCCGTACCGCGGCCTGACGCGCGACGCGAACCTGCGCGCCGACACGTCGCTCGAGAAGCTCGCGAAGCTGAAGCCGACGTTCGGGCTCGGCCTGGACACCGAGGCGACGATGACGGCCGGCAACTCCACGCCGCTCACCGACGGCGCGTCGACCGTGCTGCTCGGCTCCGCCGAGTGGGCCGCCGCGCACGACCTCACGCCGCTGGCCGCCGTCGTCGACGCCGAGGCCGCCGCCGTCGACTTCGTCCACGGTGTCGACGGCCTGCTCATGGCCCCCGCCTTCGCGGTCCCCCGGCTGCTCGCGCGCCACGGCCTGACGCTCGACGACCTCGACTACGTCGAGATCCACGAGGCGTTCGCGTCCACCGTGCTCACGACGCTCGCCGCGTGGGAGTCCGAGGAGTTCGGGCGTGAGCGTCTGGGCCTGGACGGTGCGTTCGGCACGGTCGACCCGGCGCGCCTCAACGTGCACGGGTCGTCGCTCGCGGCGGGCCACCCGTTCGCCGCGACGGGCGGGCGCATCATCGCGACCATCGCCAAGGAACTGCACGCGCGCCGCAGCGCGCAGGTCGCCGCGGGCAGCGACGCGCCCGTCCGCGCCCTGGTCTCCATCTGCGCCGCCGGCGGCCTCGGCCTGACGGCCCTCCTCGAAGCCGCCTGA
- a CDS encoding TetR family transcriptional regulator has protein sequence MSQITPGTSTTTSPQRAGDDVPGRRVPSAAPSPPSALPDATSVDGRSTRWADHREARRAEFVRVARRTVHHHGPDVSMEEIAAAAGTSKSIVYRYFTDKTGLQIAVAELVVRQIRDALEAVLHHVSTPREAVRAMVAVYLEMIESSPHVYAFVTRDGSVESGGPLGHFLDAVTALVAAPFARALTEEAADDEEQRAAALADAWGAGAVGFVRGAGEWWLAHRGEPGTPDRETLTAQVAAWLWAGPVGLLAREHPRSTTTPTTAPAHPAAQHPTGGDEAAPTPREQR, from the coding sequence GTGAGTCAGATCACTCCGGGAACGTCGACGACGACCTCCCCGCAGCGAGCAGGCGACGACGTGCCCGGGCGGCGCGTCCCGTCCGCCGCGCCCTCGCCCCCGTCGGCGCTGCCCGACGCCACGTCCGTCGACGGTCGCTCCACGCGCTGGGCGGACCACCGCGAGGCCCGCCGCGCCGAGTTCGTGCGCGTCGCGCGCCGCACCGTCCACCACCACGGGCCGGACGTGTCCATGGAGGAGATCGCGGCGGCCGCCGGCACGTCCAAGTCGATCGTCTACCGGTACTTCACCGACAAGACCGGGCTGCAGATCGCCGTCGCCGAGCTCGTCGTCCGCCAGATCCGCGACGCGCTCGAGGCCGTCCTGCACCACGTCTCGACCCCGCGCGAGGCGGTGCGCGCCATGGTCGCCGTGTACCTCGAGATGATCGAGTCGTCGCCGCACGTCTACGCGTTCGTCACGCGCGACGGGTCGGTCGAGTCCGGCGGACCCCTCGGCCACTTCCTCGACGCTGTCACCGCGCTCGTCGCCGCCCCGTTCGCCCGCGCCCTCACCGAGGAGGCCGCCGACGACGAGGAGCAGCGCGCCGCCGCCCTCGCCGACGCGTGGGGGGCCGGCGCCGTCGGCTTCGTCCGGGGCGCCGGCGAGTGGTGGCTCGCGCACCGCGGCGAGCCCGGCACCCCCGACCGCGAGACCCTCACCGCCCAGGTCGCCGCCTGGCTGTGGGCCGGGCCCGTCGGCCTGCTCGCCCGCGAGCACCCGCGCAGCACCACCACCCCCACCACCGCACCCGCCCACCCGGCGGCCCAGCACCCCACCGGCGGCGACGAGGCCGCCCCCACCCCCAGGGAGCAGCGATGA
- a CDS encoding GNAT family N-acetyltransferase, with product MLHEITLEGHGVRLVPLALEHADALAGFVDERVWAGMTSPTPRGVDDVREVVESALATPARYAFAVLADGECVGSTSFYDVDLRMGRLEIGHTYYDPRVWGTHVNPACKLLLMTHAFGTWGVARVAYRVEARNARSIAAVTKLGAQPEGRLRGHRVAADGTRQDSLYFSILADEWPGARGRLEERLAATGPS from the coding sequence GTGCTGCACGAGATCACGCTCGAAGGTCATGGTGTCCGGCTCGTCCCGCTCGCGCTCGAGCACGCGGACGCGCTCGCGGGGTTCGTCGACGAGCGCGTGTGGGCCGGCATGACGTCGCCCACCCCGCGCGGCGTGGACGACGTCCGGGAGGTCGTGGAGTCCGCCCTCGCGACACCTGCGCGGTACGCGTTCGCGGTGCTCGCCGACGGCGAGTGCGTCGGGTCGACGTCCTTCTACGACGTCGACCTGCGCATGGGCCGGCTCGAGATCGGGCACACGTACTACGACCCGCGGGTCTGGGGCACCCACGTGAACCCGGCGTGCAAACTGCTGCTCATGACGCACGCCTTCGGGACGTGGGGCGTCGCGCGCGTCGCATACCGCGTCGAGGCCCGGAACGCCCGCTCGATCGCGGCCGTCACCAAGCTCGGTGCCCAGCCCGAGGGCCGTCTGCGCGGGCACCGCGTCGCGGCCGACGGCACGCGGCAGGACTCGCTGTACTTCTCGATCCTCGCCGACGAGTGGCCCGGCGCCCGCGGCCGGCTCGAGGAGCGGCTCGCGGCGACCGGGCCGAGCTGA
- a CDS encoding pentapeptide repeat-containing protein, translating to MLSGDAYDLEPDADLDGFTFRGLDLSGRDATRARFLECAVDDCDLEGVTLDGARLLDTTWRAVRAGAVAAPSSTWRDVTLTDVRIGALSAFGSTWTRATVTGGKIDYLDLRESTVEELRLEGVTLGDLDLSHARVRRLVVVDCDVRRLDTTAARLAECDLRGARLRAVEGVGGLGGARVTSDQLLDLAPLLARHVGLVVED from the coding sequence ATGCTGAGCGGCGACGCCTACGACCTCGAGCCGGACGCGGACCTCGACGGCTTCACGTTCCGCGGCCTCGACCTCTCCGGGCGTGACGCCACCCGGGCGCGGTTCCTCGAGTGCGCGGTCGACGACTGCGACCTCGAGGGCGTCACGCTCGACGGCGCCCGGCTCCTCGACACCACGTGGCGGGCCGTGCGGGCCGGCGCGGTCGCGGCCCCGTCGTCGACGTGGCGCGACGTGACCCTGACCGACGTGCGCATCGGCGCACTGTCCGCGTTCGGCTCGACGTGGACGCGCGCGACCGTGACCGGCGGCAAGATCGACTACCTCGACCTGCGCGAGTCCACGGTCGAGGAGCTGCGGCTGGAGGGCGTCACGCTCGGCGACCTCGACCTCAGCCACGCGCGCGTGCGCCGGCTCGTTGTCGTCGACTGCGACGTCCGCCGCCTCGACACCACGGCCGCGCGCCTCGCGGAGTGCGACCTGCGCGGCGCGCGGCTGCGTGCGGTCGAGGGGGTCGGCGGGCTCGGCGGCGCGCGGGTCACGTCCGACCAGCTGCTCGACCTCGCGCCGCTGCTCGCGCGTCACGTCGGGCTCGTCGTCGAGGACTGA
- a CDS encoding 3-oxoacyl-ACP reductase — MSDRYLELVNSGLTQKLAKQLGLPRPAVLRRYRPGQPLLDGPALVLGSGPDADAVATLLSSPAGGPTPTGDAPAVLDGWDVEVHRHPSPDARYAAVVLVLTGVEHPDDLTAPVLVAASTLRTLRRGARVVTVSRPALDSDAPAVAAARQGVDGFLRSLAKELRNGATGNGVVVAQDVPVTAPSVVAALRFFLSARSAFVDGQLLEVDSDAGELPRDWEKPLAGKVAVVTGAARGIGAAIADVLARDGATVVAVDVPAAGEQLAQVANRVRGTALQLDVTAADAGERILEHATARHGRLDIVVHNAGITRDKLLANMSDDKWASVLAVNIASQLRINETLLTSGDFSDAPRIVSLASTSGIAGNRGQTNYATSKGGVIGMVRATAPLLAPFGGTANAVAPGFIETEMTARIPAVTRQLARRLNSLQQGGQPVDVAEAIAFLASPAAGGILGRTLRVCGQNLVGR, encoded by the coding sequence ATGTCCGACCGTTACCTCGAGCTCGTCAACAGCGGGCTCACGCAGAAGCTCGCCAAGCAGCTCGGCCTGCCGCGCCCGGCCGTGCTGCGCCGGTACCGTCCCGGGCAGCCGCTGCTCGACGGCCCCGCGCTCGTGCTGGGCTCCGGTCCCGACGCGGACGCGGTGGCCACGCTGCTGTCGTCCCCCGCGGGAGGCCCGACGCCCACCGGTGACGCGCCCGCCGTGCTCGACGGCTGGGACGTCGAGGTGCACCGCCACCCGTCCCCCGACGCGCGCTACGCCGCCGTGGTCCTCGTCCTCACGGGCGTCGAGCACCCCGACGACCTCACCGCCCCGGTGCTTGTCGCGGCCTCGACCCTCAGGACCCTGCGCCGGGGCGCCCGCGTCGTCACCGTGTCGCGCCCCGCGCTCGACTCCGACGCCCCCGCGGTCGCCGCGGCCCGGCAGGGCGTCGACGGCTTCCTGCGCTCGCTGGCCAAGGAGCTGCGCAACGGCGCGACCGGCAACGGCGTGGTCGTCGCGCAGGACGTGCCGGTCACCGCGCCGAGCGTCGTCGCGGCGCTGCGGTTCTTCCTGTCGGCGCGCTCCGCGTTCGTCGACGGGCAGCTGCTCGAGGTCGACTCCGACGCCGGCGAGCTGCCCCGCGACTGGGAGAAGCCCCTGGCCGGCAAGGTCGCGGTCGTCACCGGCGCCGCCCGCGGCATCGGCGCCGCGATCGCCGACGTCCTGGCGCGCGACGGCGCGACCGTCGTGGCCGTCGACGTCCCCGCCGCCGGCGAGCAGCTCGCACAGGTCGCCAACCGCGTGCGCGGCACGGCCCTGCAGCTCGACGTCACCGCCGCCGACGCGGGCGAGCGGATCCTCGAGCACGCCACGGCGCGGCACGGACGCCTCGACATCGTCGTCCACAACGCCGGCATCACGCGCGACAAGCTGCTCGCCAACATGTCGGACGACAAGTGGGCGTCGGTCCTCGCGGTGAACATCGCGTCGCAGCTGCGCATCAACGAGACCCTGCTGACGTCCGGTGACTTCTCCGACGCGCCGCGCATCGTGTCGCTCGCGTCGACGTCCGGCATCGCGGGCAACCGCGGCCAGACCAACTACGCGACGTCCAAGGGCGGCGTCATCGGCATGGTGCGGGCCACCGCGCCGCTGCTCGCGCCGTTCGGTGGCACCGCCAACGCGGTCGCGCCCGGCTTCATCGAGACCGAGATGACCGCCCGCATCCCCGCCGTGACGCGGCAGCTGGCGCGACGCCTGAACTCGCTGCAGCAGGGCGGGCAGCCGGTCGACGTCGCCGAGGCGATCGCGTTCCTCGCGTCGCCGGCGGCCGGCGGGATCCTGGGACGCACGCTGCGGGTCTGCGGGCAGAACCTGGTGGGCCGGTGA